In Streptomyces violaceusniger Tu 4113, one DNA window encodes the following:
- the kynU gene encoding kynureninase, with protein MSRSALSDEATTLDAADRLRAKRDAFTLDDVIYLDGNSLGALPRAVPSRLADVVAREWGELRIRSWEESGWWTAPERVGDRVGGLVGAAPGQVVVGDSTSVNVFKAVVAAVRMAQERGAHRDQILVDETTFPTDGYIAESAARMTGCTLRPVAAGDVPSAVGARTAVALVNHVDYRTGRLNDLPGTTAAVQAAGGLVVWDLCHSAGALPVGLDAHGVDLAVGCTYKYLNGGPGAPAYLYVARAHQPRFDSPLPGWNSHADPFGMASAYTPADGSARGRVGTPDILSMLALEAALEVWDDVTIEDVRAKSLALTDFFLRCVEDYVPAGRVQSVTPAAHTERGSQVALRCADAGEVMAELTRRGVVGDYRRPDVLRFGFTPLYTGFAEVERAARVLADVLLKEG; from the coding sequence CTGTCGCGCTCCGCGCTGAGCGACGAGGCCACCACGCTCGACGCGGCCGACCGACTGCGCGCCAAGCGCGACGCCTTCACCCTCGACGACGTCATCTACCTCGACGGCAACTCGCTGGGCGCGCTGCCGCGTGCCGTCCCGTCCCGCCTGGCGGATGTGGTCGCCCGCGAATGGGGCGAGCTGCGCATCCGTTCCTGGGAGGAGAGCGGCTGGTGGACCGCGCCGGAGCGGGTCGGTGACCGCGTCGGCGGGCTCGTCGGCGCCGCCCCCGGCCAGGTCGTGGTGGGCGACTCGACGAGCGTGAACGTCTTCAAGGCGGTCGTCGCGGCCGTACGGATGGCCCAGGAGCGCGGCGCCCACCGCGATCAGATCCTGGTCGACGAGACCACCTTCCCCACCGACGGCTATATCGCCGAGTCCGCCGCCCGGATGACCGGCTGCACCCTGCGCCCGGTCGCGGCGGGCGACGTGCCCAGCGCCGTGGGCGCGCGCACCGCCGTCGCGCTCGTCAACCACGTGGACTACCGCACCGGCCGCCTCAACGACCTGCCCGGGACCACGGCCGCCGTACAAGCGGCGGGTGGACTCGTCGTATGGGACCTGTGCCACAGCGCGGGCGCCCTGCCGGTCGGGCTGGACGCCCATGGGGTCGACCTCGCGGTCGGCTGCACGTACAAGTACCTCAACGGCGGGCCCGGCGCGCCCGCGTATCTGTACGTCGCCCGTGCGCATCAGCCCCGCTTCGACTCGCCGCTGCCCGGCTGGAACTCGCATGCCGACCCGTTCGGCATGGCCTCCGCCTACACCCCGGCCGACGGCTCGGCCCGCGGCCGCGTCGGCACCCCGGACATCCTCTCGATGCTGGCGCTGGAGGCCGCCCTCGAGGTGTGGGACGACGTGACGATCGAGGACGTCAGAGCCAAGAGCCTGGCCCTGACGGACTTCTTCCTCCGCTGTGTCGAGGACTACGTCCCGGCCGGCCGCGTCCAGTCCGTCACCCCCGCCGCGCACACCGAGCGCGGCAGCCAGGTGGCGCTGCGGTGCGCGGACGCGGGGGAGGTGATGGCGGAGCTGACGCGGCGCGGTGTCGTGGGCGACTACCGCCGCCCCGATGTGCTGCGCTTCGGCTTCACCCCGCTGTACACGGGCTTCGCCGAGGTGGAGCGGGCGGCGCGGGTGCTGGCCGACGTGCTGCTGAAGGAGGGCTGA